A single window of Candidatus Eisenbacteria bacterium DNA harbors:
- a CDS encoding Mur ligase domain-containing protein: MYEAVQRSCREVQWTPRAAPLQVERVSADTGVVYTAPVNPDPSIHPLRGRRYHFSGAGGSGMTPLAILAASLGASVSGSDRNLDRGLALPSFDALRAAGVTLVPQDGSGVIPELDALVHSTAVEAGNPDFQRAVALGVDRIRRGSFLAKVASSRRTVAIAGTSGKSTVTAMVAHILVEAGLDPWFLGGGPAVSLAGSIPPGSLRVGAGSLFVVETDESDGSVAEFEPAIAVLTNLSRDHKEIAETQLLFEALVAHTREQTVMNCGDPVLEGLRVPAGHARVTVAVEGGPCWAEPDFLARSIALGSSGVRFELRGVPVAIPFPGVLSVENGTMAIAAATAAGVALEDAARALESFGGVKRRLERIGSARGIDVYDDFGHNPVKIGAALQALRPTGAYWVYYQPHGYGPTRFFRDELVSMLQATLRPGDHFLLAPIYDAGGTANRTIRSEDLVEQLRGVGVDAELAATREDAARRVATGARPGDRAVVMGARDDTLPAFARALLQAIQSPAGQETAATRPHS; encoded by the coding sequence GTGTACGAGGCGGTTCAGCGATCGTGCCGCGAGGTTCAGTGGACCCCTCGAGCCGCGCCGCTCCAGGTGGAGCGCGTGAGTGCCGATACGGGCGTCGTGTACACTGCGCCCGTGAATCCCGACCCGTCGATCCACCCGCTGCGCGGACGCCGCTATCACTTCAGCGGCGCGGGCGGGAGCGGCATGACTCCGCTCGCCATCCTGGCGGCGTCCCTGGGAGCCTCGGTCTCCGGCTCGGACCGGAATCTGGACCGCGGGCTCGCGCTTCCCTCGTTCGACGCGCTGCGCGCGGCGGGCGTGACGCTCGTGCCGCAGGATGGAAGCGGCGTGATCCCCGAGCTCGACGCCCTCGTTCACTCCACGGCCGTCGAAGCGGGAAACCCGGACTTCCAGCGGGCGGTCGCGCTCGGCGTGGACCGGATCCGGCGAGGATCCTTCCTCGCGAAGGTGGCTTCTTCCAGGCGCACCGTCGCGATCGCGGGGACGAGCGGAAAGTCGACCGTGACCGCGATGGTCGCCCACATCCTGGTGGAGGCGGGCCTGGATCCCTGGTTCCTCGGAGGCGGGCCCGCGGTCAGTCTCGCGGGCTCGATCCCGCCGGGAAGCCTCCGGGTGGGCGCGGGCAGCCTCTTCGTCGTCGAGACGGACGAGAGCGACGGCAGCGTCGCGGAGTTCGAGCCTGCCATCGCCGTCCTCACCAACCTGAGCCGGGACCACAAGGAGATCGCCGAGACCCAGTTGCTCTTCGAAGCCCTCGTCGCGCACACGCGCGAGCAAACGGTGATGAATTGCGGCGACCCCGTGCTCGAGGGACTTCGCGTCCCTGCGGGTCACGCTCGAGTGACGGTGGCCGTGGAGGGGGGACCCTGCTGGGCCGAGCCCGACTTCCTGGCACGCTCGATCGCCCTCGGCTCGAGCGGGGTTCGGTTCGAGCTCCGGGGCGTTCCGGTCGCGATTCCCTTTCCCGGCGTCCTCTCGGTCGAGAACGGCACGATGGCGATCGCCGCGGCGACCGCGGCGGGAGTCGCGCTCGAGGACGCGGCCCGGGCGCTCGAGTCGTTTGGCGGCGTGAAGCGGCGGCTCGAGCGAATCGGGAGCGCCCGCGGCATCGACGTGTACGACGACTTCGGCCACAACCCCGTGAAGATCGGCGCCGCGCTCCAGGCGCTCCGCCCGACGGGCGCGTACTGGGTCTACTACCAGCCTCACGGGTACGGGCCGACGCGCTTCTTCCGCGACGAGCTCGTGAGCATGCTCCAGGCGACGCTACGACCGGGAGACCACTTCCTCCTCGCGCCGATCTATGACGCGGGAGGCACCGCCAACCGAACGATCCGCTCCGAGGATCTCGTGGAGCAGCTTCGCGGCGTCGGCGTCGACGCGGAGCTCGCGGCCACCCGGGAGGACGCGGCACGGCGGGTGGCGACCGGCGCGCGCCCCGGCGACCGTGCGGTCGTCATGGGGGCGCGCGACGACACCCTCCCCGCCTTCGCACGAGCGCTACTCCAGGCGATCCAGTCCCCCGCGGGCCAGGAAACCGCGGCGACCCGCCCCCACTCCTAG
- a CDS encoding site-2 protease family protein — protein sequence MGDPIGLILLFPPLLFALTVHEAAHAYAALKLGDPTAKLLGRLTLNPLAHLDWLGTLIFLIPPHIGWAKPVPVDVRYLRHPRRDMMWIALAGPVSNVLLALVFGIILRVIVSVPHEMTSIAELALVRMVHWSVILNLSLAVFNMIPIFPLDGSKVLTGLLSPIAAARFQTLEPVGPFLLLGLIMLGSFSGVSVIGMVVSPVVRHVGGLITGGLL from the coding sequence ATGGGTGACCCGATCGGGCTCATCCTGCTCTTCCCGCCGCTCCTCTTCGCGCTCACCGTTCACGAGGCGGCGCACGCGTACGCGGCGCTCAAGCTGGGAGACCCCACCGCGAAGCTCCTCGGGCGGCTGACGCTGAACCCGCTGGCGCACCTGGACTGGCTCGGGACCCTGATCTTCCTGATCCCGCCCCACATCGGCTGGGCCAAACCCGTTCCCGTGGACGTTCGGTATCTTCGCCACCCGAGGCGCGACATGATGTGGATCGCCCTGGCGGGGCCGGTCTCGAACGTCCTCCTGGCGCTCGTCTTCGGGATCATCCTCCGGGTCATCGTCTCGGTCCCGCACGAGATGACGAGCATCGCCGAGCTGGCGCTGGTTCGCATGGTTCACTGGAGCGTGATCCTGAATCTCTCCCTGGCGGTCTTCAACATGATCCCCATCTTCCCGCTCGACGGATCGAAGGTGCTCACGGGGCTCCTGAGCCCGATCGCCGCGGCACGGTTCCAGACGCTCGAGCCCGTGGGTCCCTTTCTGCTCCTCGGGCTCATCATGCTGGGGTCGTTCTCGGGGGTGAGCGTGATCGGCATGGTGGTCTCGCCGGTCGTGCGTCACGTCGGCGGGCTCATCACGGGGGGACTCCTGTGA
- a CDS encoding segregation/condensation protein A — protein sequence MSDDPVRDEPAAAALSTTEAMSAPDATPAPDATPAPEATSAPGAASAPDTQAAPEGRSPIRVRVPAFEGPLDLLLHLIQRDELDIRDIPIAKITREYLETLELMRELDLEVAGEFLVMAATLMRIKARMLLPPAVSEEEEEDPREGLVRQLLEYSRFKEAALGLGSLEAERRLQWERGAPAQLEDPDAPESRELLPVSMFRLLDALKTVLSRQAPPLVHTVQAESISLEEAMGLMETQLRARPKLLFEELLESFWTRLEKITAFLGLLELLKLGSIQATQETLFGPIWIEWRGEAPPLDEGPRQEEEV from the coding sequence ATGAGCGACGACCCCGTCCGGGACGAGCCCGCGGCCGCGGCCCTCTCGACCACGGAGGCGATGTCCGCGCCTGATGCCACGCCCGCGCCTGATGCCACGCCCGCGCCGGAGGCCACGTCCGCGCCCGGGGCGGCGTCCGCGCCGGACACGCAGGCCGCGCCCGAGGGGCGGTCACCGATCCGCGTCCGCGTCCCAGCCTTCGAAGGGCCTCTCGATCTCCTCCTCCATCTCATCCAGCGGGACGAGCTCGACATTCGCGACATCCCGATCGCGAAGATCACGCGCGAGTATCTCGAGACCCTCGAGCTGATGCGCGAGCTGGACCTCGAGGTCGCGGGGGAGTTCCTCGTCATGGCGGCGACCCTGATGCGGATCAAGGCGCGGATGCTCCTGCCTCCCGCGGTGAGCGAGGAGGAGGAAGAGGATCCGCGCGAGGGACTGGTGCGCCAGCTCCTCGAGTACAGCCGCTTCAAGGAGGCCGCGCTGGGGCTCGGGTCGCTCGAGGCGGAGCGGCGGCTCCAGTGGGAGCGCGGTGCGCCCGCGCAGCTCGAGGATCCGGACGCTCCGGAGTCGCGCGAGCTCCTCCCGGTGAGCATGTTCCGCCTCCTCGACGCGCTCAAGACGGTGCTGTCGCGGCAGGCGCCGCCGCTCGTCCACACGGTGCAGGCGGAGTCGATCAGCCTCGAGGAGGCGATGGGGCTCATGGAGACGCAGCTTCGCGCGCGTCCGAAGCTCCTCTTCGAGGAGCTGCTCGAGAGCTTCTGGACGCGGCTCGAGAAGATCACCGCGTTCCTGGGACTCCTGGAGCTGTTGAAGCTCGGCTCCATCCAGGCGACCCAGGAGACGCTCTTCGGACCCATCTGGATCGAATGGCGCGGCGAGGCGCCGCCCCTCGACGAAGGACCGCGGCAGGAGGAGGAAGTCTGA
- a CDS encoding FlgD immunoglobulin-like domain containing protein: MLPGRLAAPFWSIAALLIFITIPAAPCHAAKGSIWLRWTATGDDGTIGRAARYDIRYSTQAISGTDTVGWWNSATIVNTNGKVPPPPGMPDSVLIINVTYGQRYYAMMRVADEIPNWSRFSNLARFDVVTGVEDEFAPSAPPARVQAAPNPFASSTAIQFAIPTAGETDVSVYDVAGRLVRRVHQGSLRAGAHALDWDGRDEARREVRSGVYFIQIRSGATALRTKVFRMR, encoded by the coding sequence ATGCTCCCAGGGAGGCTCGCTGCCCCCTTCTGGTCGATTGCTGCCCTGCTGATTTTCATCACGATTCCCGCGGCACCCTGTCACGCGGCCAAGGGCTCGATCTGGCTTCGATGGACCGCGACCGGCGACGACGGAACGATCGGCCGCGCCGCGAGGTACGACATCCGCTACAGCACGCAGGCCATCTCCGGGACGGACACCGTCGGCTGGTGGAACTCCGCGACGATCGTCAACACGAACGGCAAGGTGCCGCCGCCCCCGGGCATGCCGGATTCCGTTCTGATCATCAACGTCACCTATGGACAGCGGTACTACGCGATGATGCGGGTCGCGGACGAGATCCCCAACTGGAGCCGCTTCTCGAACCTCGCGCGCTTCGATGTCGTCACGGGGGTGGAGGATGAATTCGCCCCGTCGGCTCCTCCCGCGCGCGTCCAGGCCGCGCCCAATCCCTTCGCCTCGAGCACGGCCATCCAGTTCGCGATTCCCACGGCGGGGGAGACCGACGTCAGCGTGTACGACGTCGCTGGCCGTCTGGTCAGGAGAGTCCACCAGGGCTCGCTCCGCGCCGGGGCGCATGCGCTCGACTGGGACGGGCGCGACGAGGCGCGCCGCGAAGTTCGGTCGGGCGTCTACTTCATCCAGATCCGATCCGGCGCGACGGCGCTCCGCACGAAGGTGTTCCGCATGCGGTGA
- the scpB gene encoding SMC-Scp complex subunit ScpB → MPTHKQVIEALLFASDAPVGLSTLVEVLEGPSPQEVAELLAELRREYETTERGVALGEIAGGYQILSRKECGPWIDRMLRSRRKARLTRAGLETLAIVAYKQPITKVEIDSIRGVDSSGSLHTLLERNLVLIRGRSKAVGRPLLYGTTPEFLSYMGVNDLGDLPELKELGSVLEERERLHGEVDPDTEGGGVTRAGSEGSDAPEAAAAGAPSEGAT, encoded by the coding sequence ATGCCCACGCACAAGCAGGTGATCGAAGCCCTCCTGTTCGCCAGCGACGCTCCGGTCGGGCTCAGCACGCTGGTCGAGGTGCTCGAGGGACCGTCGCCCCAGGAAGTGGCCGAGCTCCTGGCCGAGCTCCGGCGCGAGTACGAGACCACCGAGCGCGGCGTCGCGCTGGGCGAGATCGCGGGCGGGTATCAGATCCTCTCGCGCAAGGAGTGCGGGCCCTGGATCGACCGCATGCTCCGCTCGCGCCGGAAGGCGCGCCTCACGCGCGCGGGGCTCGAGACGCTCGCGATCGTCGCGTACAAGCAGCCGATCACGAAGGTGGAGATCGATTCGATCCGCGGCGTCGACTCGAGCGGCTCGCTGCACACGCTCCTCGAGCGGAATCTCGTCCTCATCCGCGGCCGCTCGAAGGCGGTCGGACGCCCTCTTCTCTACGGCACCACACCGGAGTTCCTCTCCTACATGGGCGTGAACGATCTCGGGGACCTGCCGGAACTCAAGGAGCTCGGGAGCGTGCTCGAGGAGCGGGAGCGGCTGCACGGCGAGGTGGATCCGGACACGGAAGGGGGAGGGGTGACGCGCGCGGGCTCGGAAGGCTCGGACGCTCCGGAAGCCGCCGCGGCCGGCGCGCCGTCCGAGGGTGCGACTTAA
- a CDS encoding prephenate dehydrogenase dimerization domain-containing protein — protein sequence MTTAREHTRGERVLILGSSPAAAALGRALRLAGARVEDAGVDAVTDVPLDPSITLILLALPIRDVPQALARIGPALPEGAVLVDLAPLMLPSATAVRGVPGLAERFVSAHPILEDAADRSAGHATGSGAGAPDPVAGATVFLGAPLAAGSPAARVARLLESLGARTEAIAPALHDALVALTHHLPILSAAALTRALRRTGSLTRAVAPGAGTALADATRPASGRSDLAAEVLLLSAPKLLPALEILEREVRRLRHALEAGGDELRTLLEEAREFRRELVA from the coding sequence GTGACGACCGCGCGCGAACATACGAGGGGGGAGCGCGTCCTCATCCTCGGCTCGAGCCCCGCGGCCGCGGCGCTCGGCAGGGCGCTCCGCCTCGCCGGCGCGCGTGTCGAGGACGCCGGCGTCGACGCGGTCACGGACGTTCCTCTCGACCCCTCGATCACGCTGATTCTCCTCGCGCTCCCGATTCGCGACGTGCCGCAGGCGCTCGCGCGGATCGGTCCGGCGCTTCCCGAGGGCGCGGTCCTCGTCGATCTCGCGCCCCTCATGCTCCCGTCCGCGACGGCCGTGCGCGGCGTGCCCGGGCTCGCGGAGCGGTTCGTGTCCGCGCATCCGATTCTCGAGGACGCGGCGGATCGGTCGGCGGGCCACGCGACCGGCTCGGGCGCAGGCGCTCCGGACCCGGTCGCCGGCGCGACCGTGTTCCTCGGAGCGCCGCTCGCCGCGGGAAGCCCCGCCGCGCGCGTCGCGCGCCTCCTGGAGTCGCTCGGCGCGAGAACCGAGGCCATCGCTCCCGCGCTCCACGACGCGCTCGTCGCGCTGACGCACCACCTTCCGATCCTCTCCGCGGCCGCGCTCACGAGGGCGCTCCGCCGGACCGGGAGCCTCACGCGTGCCGTGGCGCCCGGCGCGGGCACGGCGCTCGCGGACGCGACGCGCCCGGCCTCGGGACGGTCCGACCTCGCGGCGGAGGTCCTCCTGTTGAGCGCGCCGAAGCTCCTCCCGGCGCTCGAGATCCTCGAGAGGGAGGTGCGTCGCCTGCGCCACGCGCTCGAGGCGGGAGGGGACGAGCTCCGGACGCTCCTCGAGGAGGCGCGCGAGTTCCGTCGCGAGCTCGTGGCGTGA
- a CDS encoding pitrilysin family protein: MQRLSGIVTVILLGLAAVFPARSGAQERQIPDMPDRPRVPIYDPGQPVMRKVLKNGVRLLVQEQRTSDRVAGVVGLRAGTLYETELESGLSQVLLRTLQAGTAGRTPHEMHLELVAMGADLEASSGPDLGQITIVTTREQTSKAAALLADVVLRPSFPDSSFESARAHYLQKASDEIESPLPATYAIFLRTMYRGSPLERPAHGLVRSLAEARRSDVVAFYKRLFVGGNLTVCFVGNFDGKKLMAQLEKAFQSVPAGAAPSQAGGDPIPLASDTLIVEERAIRAKSLTYGFPAPGVEDPDFPAFLILDSYLRSGDRSPITFWLPERRLATGVGVLYPRYPKRSSMAVYLGATTDNWKAARDTVVAVFSRLKTDPLDDAEWKVHLRRVQNGFFNEQSSPLVRARDLTRYETMGVGADFPQRFETRLLGLKPEDVRDAAARWMTHSVEVALTPPSDGP; this comes from the coding sequence ATGCAACGACTTTCCGGAATCGTGACGGTGATCCTCCTCGGCCTCGCCGCGGTCTTCCCCGCGCGCTCAGGGGCCCAGGAACGCCAGATCCCGGACATGCCCGATCGCCCCCGCGTGCCCATCTACGATCCGGGCCAGCCCGTGATGCGCAAGGTGCTGAAGAACGGCGTGAGGCTCCTCGTGCAGGAGCAGCGCACCAGCGACCGGGTGGCAGGCGTCGTGGGGCTCCGGGCGGGCACTCTCTACGAGACCGAGCTGGAGAGCGGGCTGAGCCAGGTCCTGCTCCGCACCCTCCAGGCGGGAACGGCGGGACGCACCCCGCACGAGATGCACCTCGAGCTCGTCGCGATGGGCGCGGATCTGGAGGCCTCGTCGGGTCCCGATCTGGGCCAGATCACCATCGTCACGACGCGCGAGCAGACTTCGAAGGCCGCGGCGCTCCTCGCGGACGTGGTCCTTCGCCCCTCGTTCCCGGACAGCTCGTTCGAATCGGCCCGGGCGCACTATCTCCAGAAGGCGTCGGACGAGATCGAGAGTCCGCTCCCCGCGACGTACGCGATCTTCCTGCGCACGATGTACCGCGGAAGCCCCCTCGAGCGCCCCGCGCATGGGCTCGTGCGCTCGCTGGCCGAGGCGCGGCGGAGCGACGTCGTCGCGTTCTACAAGAGGCTCTTCGTGGGCGGAAACCTGACGGTCTGCTTCGTCGGGAATTTCGACGGCAAGAAGCTCATGGCCCAGCTCGAGAAGGCCTTCCAGTCGGTTCCGGCGGGAGCCGCTCCGAGTCAGGCGGGAGGGGATCCGATCCCGCTCGCGTCCGACACGCTGATCGTCGAGGAGCGCGCGATCCGCGCCAAGTCCCTCACGTATGGATTCCCCGCGCCCGGGGTCGAGGACCCGGACTTCCCGGCGTTCCTCATCCTCGACTCGTACCTCCGGTCCGGCGACCGCTCGCCGATCACGTTCTGGCTCCCCGAGCGCCGCCTCGCGACGGGCGTCGGCGTGCTCTACCCGAGATATCCGAAGCGCTCGTCGATGGCGGTCTATCTCGGCGCGACGACCGACAACTGGAAGGCCGCGCGCGACACCGTGGTGGCCGTCTTCTCGCGGCTCAAGACCGATCCGCTGGACGACGCGGAGTGGAAGGTCCACCTGCGCCGCGTGCAGAACGGCTTCTTCAACGAGCAGTCGAGCCCGCTCGTCCGCGCCCGCGATCTCACGCGGTACGAAACGATGGGAGTGGGGGCCGATTTCCCGCAGCGGTTCGAGACGCGTCTCCTCGGGCTCAAGCCGGAGGACGTGCGCGACGCCGCCGCGCGCTGGATGACCCACTCGGTCGAGGTCGCGCTCACCCCGCCGTCGGACGGGCCCTAG
- a CDS encoding pseudouridine synthase, giving the protein MRLNLFLARAAGGSRREADGWIRDGRVTINGSEPQGMGVDVDPGRDTVTLDGRAVRLPLRSRYLAYHKPPGLLVSRRGQGGKRTIFESLGERARGLHAVGRLDYESEGLLLLTDDGELSEALLHPRTEALRRYRVWVRPVPGPDALRRLESGAVVEGIAVAPRRVVLEGVERGAGILLLDLAEGKKREVRQLAASAGLDVTRLLRIQFGPIRLGPLRPGGLRPLEAREIAALREVAFRGPATRC; this is encoded by the coding sequence GTGCGACTTAACCTGTTCCTCGCCCGCGCCGCCGGAGGATCGCGGCGCGAAGCGGACGGTTGGATTCGTGACGGACGCGTCACCATCAACGGATCCGAGCCGCAGGGGATGGGTGTCGACGTCGATCCGGGCCGTGACACCGTCACGCTCGACGGCCGGGCCGTGCGTCTGCCTCTTCGTTCCCGCTATCTCGCGTACCACAAACCGCCCGGACTTCTGGTGAGCCGCCGCGGCCAGGGAGGGAAGCGCACGATCTTCGAGTCCCTCGGCGAGCGCGCGCGCGGCCTCCATGCGGTGGGACGCCTCGACTACGAATCCGAGGGGCTCCTCCTCCTCACCGATGACGGCGAGCTCTCGGAGGCACTCCTCCATCCGCGCACCGAGGCGCTCCGCCGGTATCGTGTGTGGGTCCGGCCCGTGCCCGGTCCGGACGCGCTCCGGCGCCTCGAATCGGGCGCCGTGGTCGAAGGCATCGCGGTCGCGCCGAGGCGCGTGGTGCTGGAGGGAGTGGAACGCGGCGCCGGGATCCTGCTCCTCGATCTCGCCGAGGGGAAGAAGCGCGAGGTGCGGCAGCTCGCCGCCTCGGCGGGGCTCGACGTCACGCGGCTCCTCCGGATCCAGTTCGGACCGATCCGCCTGGGTCCGCTCCGCCCGGGCGGGCTCCGGCCGCTCGAGGCCCGCGAGATCGCCGCGCTGCGGGAGGTCGCCTTCCGGGGGCCCGCCACGCGGTGCTAG
- the trpS gene encoding tryptophan--tRNA ligase: protein MSETATKGGAQPSAKGATAKRPRILSGMRPTGKLHLGNYLGALQNWVRLQDLCENFHMVADWHVLTTDFEHVDGIRQNTFDMVIDWLAAGIDPEKSPMFIQSRVKEHAELHLLFSMLTTTARLERNPTVKEQVRDLNLEGTVSYGHLGYPVLQAADILLYKANLVPVGEDQVPHVELTREIARRFNSLYGDVFPVPEPKLTHFPRVPGPDGRRMSKSMGNTILLSDSPEEITAKVRTAYTDPKKIRANDPGNPDGCVVFAYHRAFNAANAPHIGDLCRAGQLGCVANKKDLSAILVAELTPFRERRRELEAHPNRIWDVLHHGEERARKIAQETMREVREAMKLP, encoded by the coding sequence GTGAGCGAGACGGCGACGAAGGGGGGCGCCCAGCCTTCGGCGAAGGGCGCGACCGCGAAGCGCCCGCGCATCCTCAGCGGGATGCGTCCCACGGGGAAGCTCCACCTGGGAAACTACCTGGGAGCGCTCCAGAACTGGGTGAGACTTCAAGATTTGTGCGAGAACTTCCACATGGTGGCGGACTGGCACGTGCTCACCACCGACTTCGAGCACGTGGATGGAATCCGCCAGAACACGTTCGACATGGTCATCGACTGGCTCGCGGCGGGAATCGATCCCGAGAAGAGCCCGATGTTCATCCAGTCGCGCGTCAAGGAGCACGCGGAGCTGCACCTCCTCTTCTCGATGCTCACCACGACGGCCCGCCTCGAGCGCAACCCGACGGTGAAGGAGCAGGTGCGGGACCTGAACCTCGAGGGGACCGTGAGCTACGGTCACCTCGGATATCCCGTGCTCCAGGCGGCCGACATCCTCCTCTACAAGGCGAATCTCGTTCCCGTCGGCGAGGACCAGGTGCCGCACGTGGAGCTGACGCGGGAGATCGCGCGCCGCTTCAACTCGCTCTACGGCGACGTCTTCCCGGTGCCGGAACCGAAGCTGACCCACTTCCCGCGCGTGCCCGGGCCGGACGGACGCCGGATGAGCAAGTCGATGGGGAACACGATCCTCCTCTCCGACTCGCCGGAGGAGATCACCGCCAAGGTGAGGACCGCGTACACGGACCCGAAGAAGATCCGCGCGAACGATCCGGGAAATCCGGACGGATGCGTCGTCTTCGCGTATCATCGAGCCTTCAACGCAGCGAACGCGCCGCACATCGGCGATCTCTGCCGCGCCGGGCAGCTCGGGTGCGTGGCGAACAAGAAGGATCTCTCGGCCATTCTCGTGGCGGAGCTGACGCCGTTTCGCGAGCGGAGGCGCGAGCTGGAAGCGCACCCGAACCGCATCTGGGACGTCCTCCATCACGGCGAGGAGCGCGCGCGGAAGATCGCGCAGGAGACGATGAGGGAAGTGCGTGAGGCGATGAAGCTCCCATGA